The Virgibacillus phasianinus genome includes a window with the following:
- a CDS encoding murein hydrolase activator EnvC family protein encodes MNKWISNASLATLVLTGILVGSQSVSASSIDDAKSKLNEIESKQDNLNEKQNEVKNKKEETTGQIDKNLSKQDKVTNEIKDIDQKLADTKSTIQSKEKEIFETNKQIDQLKADIKELKERIKKRDKLLKERLRTIQQNGGSMRYIEVILGSQNFGDFVSRSTAVNTIMDQDKDIMETHMAEKREVERKKQEVVQQKQELEKQKQELVSLKNKLDDQMAKKEELMSQLEAEHADLAENKASLEDQEASLMDQEAELQDEKKEAEDEIARLQQIALEKARKEKAAREAKEQAAREEAAKAKAQETKDQGAEAESESADLQQLSKSSNSGFIWPAAGNHLSNYGMRYHPIYHTSRLHAGVDIAAPIGTPIYASISGYAMPVHYASTFGNHVIVAGTINGTDYTTLYAHMSSIAIGSGKYVEQGELIGYVGTTGLSTGPHLHFEVHVGQYRGNESSVDPAQFLN; translated from the coding sequence ATGAACAAATGGATTTCTAATGCTTCACTTGCGACACTAGTTTTAACTGGTATTTTAGTAGGAAGTCAATCTGTTTCAGCATCATCCATTGATGATGCGAAGAGTAAACTGAACGAAATAGAATCAAAACAGGATAATTTAAATGAAAAACAGAATGAAGTGAAAAACAAAAAAGAAGAAACGACTGGACAGATTGATAAGAACCTTTCAAAGCAGGATAAGGTAACAAATGAAATAAAAGATATCGATCAGAAACTAGCAGATACGAAATCTACTATTCAATCAAAAGAAAAAGAAATCTTCGAAACCAACAAACAGATTGATCAGCTTAAGGCTGATATAAAAGAACTAAAAGAACGTATTAAAAAGCGGGATAAGCTTTTAAAAGAACGCCTTCGAACTATTCAGCAAAATGGTGGAAGTATGCGCTACATAGAAGTTATTCTTGGTTCACAAAATTTTGGAGACTTTGTCAGCCGTTCAACAGCAGTAAACACAATTATGGACCAGGATAAAGATATTATGGAAACACATATGGCAGAGAAAAGGGAAGTTGAACGAAAGAAACAGGAAGTTGTCCAACAGAAACAGGAATTAGAAAAACAAAAGCAGGAACTAGTATCACTTAAAAACAAGCTCGATGATCAAATGGCTAAAAAAGAAGAGCTGATGTCACAATTGGAAGCTGAACATGCTGATTTAGCAGAAAATAAGGCAAGCCTAGAAGACCAAGAGGCAAGTCTTATGGATCAGGAAGCAGAATTACAGGATGAAAAGAAAGAGGCCGAGGACGAAATAGCCAGATTACAACAAATAGCATTAGAAAAAGCTAGAAAAGAAAAAGCGGCGAGGGAAGCAAAGGAGCAGGCTGCCCGTGAAGAAGCTGCCAAGGCAAAAGCACAGGAAACAAAAGACCAAGGAGCGGAGGCAGAGTCGGAATCTGCCGACCTTCAACAGTTGTCAAAGTCATCAAATTCCGGATTTATTTGGCCAGCAGCCGGTAATCATTTATCAAATTATGGGATGCGCTACCATCCGATATATCATACTTCCAGATTACATGCAGGTGTTGATATCGCCGCACCAATAGGAACTCCAATTTATGCTTCAATTTCTGGTTATGCAATGCCAGTGCATTATGCTAGTACATTTGGTAATCATGTAATTGTTGCGGGAACAATTAATGGAACAGACTACACTACTTTATATGCGCATATGTCGAGCATTGCAATCGGCAGTGGTAAATATGTTGAACAAGGTGAATTAATTGGTTACGTAGGTACTACAGGGTTGTCTACGGGTCCACATTTACATTTTGAGGTACATGTTGGTCAATATCGGGGAAATGAAAGCTCTGTGGATCCAGCTCAATTTTTAAATTAG
- a CDS encoding S41 family peptidase — translation MNLKKQHIILVLIGALILGFGGAYFGVQLAQSDQPQSINDLTANEPGGSNDISTETPKNMTKVVQAYNLIEQNYLKDVKGQQLIEGAIQGMLDTLEDPYSTYMDVETMKNFNETIESSFEGIGAEVSMVDDTVTIIAPIKDSPAEKSGLRPKDQILSVDNKSVKGLDLYEAVEKIRGEKGSEVVLEIKRPGVSEPFDVTITRDDIPIETVYSKMKTIDGNKTGIIEITTFSENTAKDFKEQLAKLEEKGMEGLVIDVRGNPGGLLSAVEEILREFIPKDMPMVQIEDGNGKKTPTYSDLEEKKPYPINVLVNEGSASASEILAIAMKETGYDVVGTKSFGKGTVQKAIPFGDGSTIKLTFFKWLSPEGNWIHEKGIKPTIKVKQPDYFYTNPIQVKEPLTYNHTGEKIKNVQTMLRGLGYNPGRNDGYFNKETEAAVKRFQADNDLKVTGSIDEETAGLIESKIVEKIRSGEDDQQLGKALNSLY, via the coding sequence ATGAATTTAAAGAAGCAGCACATTATTTTAGTTTTGATTGGTGCATTGATACTTGGATTTGGTGGGGCATATTTTGGCGTCCAATTAGCGCAATCTGATCAACCTCAGAGTATAAACGATCTTACTGCAAACGAACCTGGCGGAAGCAACGATATATCCACTGAAACTCCTAAGAATATGACCAAAGTTGTCCAAGCCTATAATTTAATTGAACAAAATTACTTGAAGGATGTGAAGGGACAGCAACTAATAGAGGGTGCTATTCAGGGTATGTTGGACACGCTTGAAGACCCGTATAGTACATATATGGACGTCGAAACGATGAAGAATTTTAATGAAACAATTGAATCTTCATTTGAAGGAATAGGCGCAGAAGTGAGTATGGTTGATGATACAGTTACTATCATTGCACCAATCAAGGATTCACCTGCGGAAAAGTCCGGTCTGCGGCCCAAAGATCAAATTCTTAGTGTAGATAATAAGAGTGTTAAAGGACTCGATCTATATGAAGCGGTTGAAAAAATCCGGGGTGAAAAAGGTTCTGAGGTAGTTTTAGAAATCAAGCGGCCGGGAGTATCGGAGCCGTTTGATGTGACAATTACCCGGGATGATATACCGATTGAGACTGTTTATTCTAAGATGAAGACAATTGATGGCAATAAAACCGGTATTATTGAGATTACCACTTTTTCTGAAAACACAGCAAAAGATTTTAAAGAACAGCTTGCCAAACTCGAAGAAAAGGGCATGGAAGGTCTTGTTATAGATGTCCGTGGTAATCCTGGTGGACTGCTAAGTGCCGTTGAAGAAATATTAAGGGAGTTTATTCCAAAAGATATGCCAATGGTCCAGATTGAGGACGGGAATGGTAAAAAAACACCAACATATTCCGACCTAGAGGAGAAAAAGCCTTATCCGATAAATGTGTTGGTAAATGAAGGAAGTGCTTCTGCTTCGGAAATTTTGGCGATTGCAATGAAGGAAACTGGCTATGATGTGGTAGGTACAAAAAGCTTTGGTAAGGGTACCGTACAGAAGGCAATTCCATTCGGTGACGGCAGTACAATTAAATTGACTTTCTTTAAATGGCTTTCCCCCGAAGGAAATTGGATACATGAGAAGGGAATCAAACCAACGATTAAGGTCAAACAACCAGATTACTTCTATACAAATCCGATACAGGTAAAAGAACCATTAACGTACAATCATACTGGAGAAAAAATCAAAAACGTTCAAACGATGCTTCGCGGATTAGGGTATAATCCTGGTCGAAACGATGGTTATTTTAATAAAGAAACGGAAGCGGCTGTAAAAAGATTTCAAGCAGATAACGACTTAAAAGTGACTGGAAGCATCGATGAAGAAACTGCTGGATTAATCGAAAGCAAAATTGTTGAAAAAATTCGCAGTGGTGAGGATGACCAGCAGCTTGGAAAAGCATTAAACAGTTTATATTAA
- a CDS encoding PDZ domain-containing protein, with the protein MLEVWAMEFAKGIGKLFLNPLTYWTFIFIIFAGIRRIKRERINFGIKIADVFSEWKSTWTVSIFVGILVSGICIGAGVVFSYETIALLCAVTILLSLSMRFTFLSPSYTIGGTLILLLFMPIIINNQTYFDHQLFEDINFAGIALLAGLFLLVEAILTYRIKQGETYPNLTVGSRGKWVGFHHLKKLSFIPFFTLVPTGLIAPFAAYWPSISVDGETYGVLLVPFIIGFDHSVKNVLPEVAAKSLGRKMGLLGMIVLLIAIGSIFYWSLSIAAVVIAILGREFVSYRHRSKDGAKQSFFSQSTRGLTVIAIVPHTPAERLGIQIGEKISKVNGRTVQNVDQFYQFLQISGAFAKLEVLDRAWEPRLLQTAIYQDDHHELGLVFVKDRYQINEKNQQTS; encoded by the coding sequence ATGCTTGAGGTATGGGCAATGGAATTTGCTAAAGGAATCGGTAAGTTATTTTTAAATCCATTAACATATTGGACCTTTATTTTTATCATATTTGCAGGGATACGAAGAATAAAGCGGGAACGAATTAACTTCGGAATAAAAATAGCTGATGTTTTTTCAGAATGGAAAAGCACCTGGACCGTATCCATATTTGTGGGTATTTTGGTGTCAGGGATTTGTATCGGTGCTGGCGTTGTATTCTCGTATGAAACCATTGCGCTTCTTTGTGCAGTAACCATTCTGCTAAGTTTATCCATGCGTTTCACCTTTCTTTCCCCAAGCTACACCATTGGTGGAACGTTAATACTGCTGCTATTTATGCCAATTATCATTAACAATCAAACATACTTTGACCATCAACTTTTCGAAGACATTAACTTTGCAGGGATTGCCTTACTTGCGGGTCTGTTTTTACTAGTGGAAGCAATCCTTACATACAGGATTAAGCAGGGTGAAACGTATCCAAATTTAACAGTTGGTTCAAGGGGAAAATGGGTTGGGTTCCATCATCTCAAAAAGCTGAGTTTCATCCCATTTTTTACATTGGTTCCGACTGGCCTGATTGCACCTTTTGCTGCATACTGGCCGTCCATTTCGGTAGACGGGGAAACATATGGTGTATTATTAGTTCCATTTATTATTGGTTTCGATCATTCGGTGAAAAATGTACTTCCTGAGGTTGCTGCAAAAAGCCTTGGCAGAAAAATGGGTCTGCTTGGGATGATCGTATTGCTGATCGCAATAGGTAGCATATTCTATTGGAGTTTATCAATTGCAGCTGTGGTAATTGCCATACTGGGTAGGGAATTTGTCAGCTACAGGCATCGCTCGAAAGATGGAGCTAAACAATCCTTTTTCAGCCAGAGTACACGTGGGTTGACCGTTATCGCGATTGTTCCACATACACCCGCTGAACGATTGGGAATTCAGATTGGCGAGAAAATAAGTAAAGTTAATGGGCGGACAGTGCAGAACGTTGATCAATTTTATCAGTTCCTCCAAATAAGCGGAGCATTTGCAAAACTGGAAGTATTGGACCGTGCGTGGGAACCCAGACTCTTACAAACGGCAATCTATCAGGATGATCATCATGAACTAGGTTTGGTGTTTGTTAAAGATCGGTATCAAATCAACGAAAAAAATCAGCAAACGAGTTAA
- the uvrB gene encoding excinuclease ABC subunit UvrB, producing the protein MKNKFDLVSQYKPSGDQPKAIEELVKRVKAGQHHQTLLGATGTGKTFTVSNVVTEINRPTLVIAHNKTLAGQLYSEFKEFFPNNAVEYFVSFYDYYQPEAYVPSSDTFIEKDASINDEIDKLRHSATSALFERNDVLVVASVSCIYGLGSPEEYGSHVLSIRMGMEKDRDQLLRELVDIQYARNDINFQRGTFRVRGDSVEIIPASREEHCIRIEFFGDEIDRIREVDALTGEIIGDREHIAIYPASHFVTREEKLKLAIKNIETELEERLKVLRSENKLLEAQRIEQRTNYDIEMMNEMGYCSGIENYSRHLTLREEGATPYTLFDYFPDDFLVVIDESHVTLPQIRGMYNGDQARKQVLVDHGFRLPSALDNRPLKFDEFEAKSNQLIYVSATPGPYELEHTPEMTEQIIRPTGLLDPKIDVRPIEGQIDNLIGEINKRADRNERVLVTTLTKKMSEDLTDYLKELGIKVAYLHSEIKTLERIEVIRDLRVGKYDVLVGINLLREGLDIPEVSLVAILDADKEGFLRSDRSLVQTMGRAARNENGEVVMYADKITKSMQFAINETMRRREKQIAYNNEHDIIPMTIKKDVRDVIRATVAAEDQADYDDKSESFAKLTKKEKDKAIKNMEKEMKEAAKALDFEKAAELRDVLLELKAEG; encoded by the coding sequence GTGAAAAATAAGTTTGATCTTGTGTCCCAGTATAAACCAAGCGGGGACCAGCCAAAAGCTATTGAGGAATTAGTTAAACGAGTAAAAGCGGGACAGCATCATCAGACATTGCTTGGAGCAACAGGGACTGGTAAGACATTTACCGTTTCAAACGTTGTGACTGAAATAAATAGACCGACATTAGTTATTGCGCATAATAAAACGCTGGCAGGTCAGCTGTACAGCGAGTTTAAGGAATTCTTTCCGAATAATGCTGTGGAATACTTTGTCAGCTTTTACGATTACTATCAACCAGAGGCATATGTACCGTCTAGTGATACATTTATCGAGAAGGATGCAAGTATCAATGATGAAATAGATAAATTGCGGCACTCGGCTACTTCAGCCCTTTTTGAGCGAAATGATGTGCTTGTCGTTGCCAGTGTTTCTTGTATTTACGGGCTAGGTTCTCCAGAAGAATACGGAAGTCACGTGCTTTCCATTCGAATGGGCATGGAAAAAGACCGGGATCAGTTGCTGCGTGAACTTGTTGATATTCAGTATGCACGTAACGATATTAATTTCCAGCGTGGAACATTCCGGGTCCGTGGGGATTCTGTTGAAATAATTCCTGCTTCCAGGGAAGAGCACTGTATCCGAATCGAATTCTTTGGTGATGAGATTGACAGGATACGTGAGGTGGATGCATTAACAGGTGAAATTATTGGTGACAGGGAGCATATTGCCATCTATCCAGCTTCTCACTTTGTTACACGGGAAGAAAAATTGAAGCTGGCGATTAAAAATATCGAAACAGAATTAGAAGAGCGCTTAAAGGTACTAAGATCGGAGAATAAACTTTTAGAGGCGCAACGGATTGAACAACGAACCAATTATGATATCGAAATGATGAATGAAATGGGCTATTGTTCGGGTATAGAGAACTATTCAAGGCATTTAACTCTCCGGGAGGAGGGCGCTACACCGTATACTTTGTTTGATTACTTCCCAGATGACTTTTTGGTTGTGATTGATGAATCACATGTTACGCTTCCGCAAATCAGAGGTATGTACAACGGAGACCAGGCGCGAAAGCAGGTATTGGTGGATCATGGATTCAGACTGCCATCAGCACTCGATAACCGGCCGCTCAAGTTTGATGAATTTGAGGCAAAATCAAATCAACTTATATATGTATCTGCTACCCCAGGGCCATATGAATTGGAACATACACCTGAAATGACAGAACAAATTATTCGGCCAACAGGCTTACTTGATCCAAAAATTGATGTACGGCCAATTGAAGGCCAAATTGATAATTTAATAGGAGAAATAAATAAGCGCGCTGATCGTAATGAGCGTGTATTAGTAACCACGCTAACGAAGAAAATGTCTGAAGATCTTACTGATTATTTAAAAGAGCTTGGTATTAAAGTTGCCTATTTACATTCTGAAATTAAAACATTGGAACGAATTGAAGTTATTCGTGATTTACGTGTTGGCAAGTATGATGTACTAGTAGGGATTAACCTGCTCCGGGAGGGTCTTGATATTCCGGAAGTGTCTCTGGTTGCTATCCTTGATGCCGATAAGGAAGGATTTTTACGTTCAGATCGGTCTCTTGTTCAAACCATGGGGCGCGCAGCACGTAACGAAAATGGTGAGGTTGTCATGTACGCAGACAAAATCACTAAATCCATGCAGTTCGCAATAAATGAAACAATGAGGCGACGTGAGAAACAGATTGCATACAATAATGAACATGACATTATACCGATGACAATTAAGAAAGACGTGCGTGATGTAATTCGAGCGACTGTTGCAGCTGAAGATCAAGCAGATTACGATGATAAATCGGAAAGCTTTGCTAAACTAACCAAGAAAGAAAAAGATAAAGCAATCAAGAATATGGAAAAAGAAATGAAGGAAGCTGCCAAAGCACTTGATTTTGAAAAGGCAGCAGAATTACGTGATGTTTTACTTGAATTAAAAGCGGAAGGATGA
- the uvrA gene encoding excinuclease ABC subunit UvrA, protein MPSKSIEIKGARANNLKNIDIKIPKNKLVVVTGLSGSGKSSLAFDTIYAEGQRRYVESLSAYARQFLGQTDKPDVDSIEGLSPAISIDQKTTSKNPRSTVGTVTEIYDYLRLLFARVGRPTCPRHGIEISSQTVQQMVDRILEFPERTKMQILAPVVSGRKGEHVKTFERLKQEGYVRIRVDNEMREVTEEIKLEKNKKHSIEVVVDRIVVKEGITTRMSDSIETALALGEGNLIVDVIGEEELKFSENHACPICGFSISELEPRLFSFNSPFGACPTCDGLGTNLEVDLDLVIPDWSKTLKQHAIAAWEPISSQYYPELLKSVCKHYGINMSTPVKDLPKDQLDRILYGSGKEKIHFHYVNDFGAVRDNHVEFEGVLKNIERRYRDTSSDFIRETLEKYMAQKHCPTCDGYRLKEEALAVLIDNKHISMVTDYSITEAMEFFSNLDLTEKEKKIAHMILKEICNRLDFLNNVGLDYLTLSRAAGTLSGGEAQRIRLATQIGSALTGVLYVLDEPSIGLHQRDNDRLIQTLKRMRDLDNTLIVVEHDEDTMLAADYLIDIGPGAGEHGGEIVASGTPEKVMKDKYSLTGNYLSGEKYISLPAKRRKPKKKAIEVVGATENNLKDVSAKIPLGLMTVVTGVSGSGKSTLVNEILYKGLAKSLYRGKRKPGKHKRINGIKNIEKVIDIDQSPIGRTPRSNPATYTGVFDDIRDVFAQTNEAKVRGYKKGRFSFNVKGGRCEACRGDGIIKIEMHFLPDVYVPCEVCHGKRYNRETLEIKYKGKSIAEVLEMTIEEAVDFFANIPKISRKLQTIYDVGLGYIKLGQPATTLSGGEAQRVKLASELHRRSTGKSFYILDEPTTGLHADDIKRLLAVLQRLVDNGDTVLIIEHNLDVIKTADHIIDLGPEGGDRGGQIIATGSPEQIAEETASYTGRYLKPILERDRNRMEHDLAAKEKIGSN, encoded by the coding sequence ATGCCTAGTAAATCTATTGAAATAAAAGGTGCCAGAGCAAATAATCTAAAAAACATCGATATAAAAATTCCCAAAAATAAACTAGTCGTTGTGACCGGATTATCAGGCTCAGGTAAATCGTCCCTGGCATTCGATACCATTTATGCAGAAGGGCAACGAAGATATGTAGAATCGTTATCAGCATATGCACGACAGTTTTTAGGGCAAACGGATAAACCGGATGTAGACTCGATTGAGGGTCTATCACCAGCTATATCCATTGATCAAAAAACGACGAGTAAGAATCCAAGGTCAACTGTAGGTACTGTTACAGAGATTTACGATTATTTACGTCTGCTGTTTGCCAGGGTAGGGCGGCCAACTTGTCCAAGACATGGAATAGAAATCAGTTCGCAAACTGTACAGCAGATGGTTGATCGTATTTTGGAATTTCCAGAAAGAACAAAAATGCAAATTCTTGCACCGGTTGTTTCTGGACGCAAGGGTGAACATGTTAAAACATTTGAGCGTTTAAAACAGGAAGGCTACGTACGCATCCGTGTGGATAATGAAATGCGTGAAGTTACCGAGGAAATTAAACTTGAGAAAAATAAAAAACATTCAATTGAAGTAGTTGTCGATCGAATCGTTGTCAAAGAAGGAATAACGACAAGAATGAGTGATTCTATCGAAACAGCTTTAGCGCTAGGGGAAGGAAACCTTATCGTCGATGTCATCGGGGAGGAGGAGCTTAAGTTTAGTGAAAATCATGCTTGTCCTATTTGCGGATTTTCGATCAGTGAACTAGAACCGAGACTTTTCTCATTTAATAGCCCGTTCGGTGCATGCCCTACATGTGATGGATTAGGAACCAATTTGGAGGTTGACCTGGATTTGGTCATTCCAGATTGGAGCAAGACGTTGAAGCAACATGCAATTGCTGCATGGGAGCCAATCAGTTCACAATACTATCCAGAACTATTAAAAAGTGTGTGTAAACATTATGGAATCAACATGAGCACACCCGTTAAGGATTTACCAAAGGATCAGTTGGATCGAATTTTATATGGCAGTGGTAAGGAGAAAATTCATTTCCACTATGTAAATGATTTCGGTGCAGTACGTGATAATCATGTAGAATTTGAGGGTGTACTTAAAAATATTGAACGCAGGTACCGGGATACATCTTCAGACTTTATCCGGGAGACGCTGGAGAAATATATGGCACAAAAGCATTGTCCAACATGTGATGGCTATCGGTTAAAAGAAGAAGCACTCGCTGTACTAATCGATAACAAGCATATTAGTATGGTAACGGATTACTCGATAACCGAGGCAATGGAATTTTTTTCTAATCTTGATTTAACAGAGAAGGAAAAGAAAATTGCCCACATGATATTAAAGGAAATATGCAACCGGCTTGATTTCCTGAATAATGTGGGACTTGATTATCTAACCCTATCCCGGGCTGCTGGAACATTGTCCGGTGGTGAGGCACAGCGTATTCGGCTGGCAACCCAAATAGGCTCAGCCTTAACCGGTGTATTATATGTGCTTGATGAGCCTTCGATTGGGTTACATCAACGGGATAATGACCGATTGATTCAAACATTGAAGCGAATGCGGGATTTGGATAATACATTAATTGTTGTCGAGCATGATGAAGATACGATGCTGGCGGCCGACTATTTAATTGACATTGGACCTGGCGCTGGTGAACATGGTGGAGAGATTGTTGCAAGTGGTACACCTGAAAAAGTTATGAAAGATAAATATTCCCTGACGGGTAATTATTTATCAGGTGAAAAGTATATTTCTTTACCAGCTAAGCGGCGTAAACCAAAGAAAAAGGCTATTGAGGTTGTTGGTGCCACAGAAAATAACTTGAAAGATGTTTCTGCGAAAATACCACTCGGATTAATGACTGTTGTTACTGGTGTTTCGGGTTCCGGCAAAAGTACTTTAGTCAATGAAATTTTATATAAAGGACTTGCCAAGTCACTCTATCGTGGAAAACGTAAACCAGGTAAACACAAAAGAATCAATGGAATTAAAAATATTGAAAAGGTAATTGATATTGACCAATCGCCTATTGGGCGAACACCGCGCTCGAATCCGGCAACATATACTGGGGTATTCGATGATATTCGTGATGTTTTTGCTCAAACAAACGAGGCAAAAGTCAGAGGCTATAAGAAAGGACGTTTCAGCTTTAATGTTAAAGGTGGCCGCTGTGAGGCATGCCGGGGCGATGGGATCATTAAAATTGAAATGCACTTTCTGCCCGATGTGTATGTGCCGTGCGAGGTTTGCCACGGCAAACGATATAATAGGGAAACACTTGAAATAAAATATAAAGGCAAAAGTATAGCAGAAGTTTTAGAAATGACGATAGAAGAAGCTGTTGACTTTTTTGCTAATATCCCTAAAATCAGCCGCAAGCTGCAAACAATCTATGATGTTGGGTTAGGATATATTAAACTTGGACAGCCTGCAACAACCCTGTCAGGCGGGGAGGCACAGCGGGTAAAACTTGCAAGTGAGCTGCACCGGCGCTCAACAGGAAAATCCTTCTATATCCTGGATGAACCAACAACGGGTTTGCATGCGGATGATATAAAACGATTATTGGCTGTTCTGCAACGATTGGTGGATAACGGGGATACTGTATTAATTATTGAACATAATTTAGATGTAATTAAAACAGCTGACCATATTATTGATCTAGGACCTGAGGGTGGTGACCGTGGGGGACAAATTATCGCAACGGGAAGCCCAGAACAAATTGCTGAAGAGACAGCGTCCTATACCGGTCGTTATCTAAAGCCAATACTTGAGCGTGATCGAAACAGAATGGAACATGACTTGGCGGCAAAAGAAAAAATTGGATCAAATTAG
- a CDS encoding YojF family protein produces MKPIKINNVQNLLEQFCEKQVYVHLETTNGAYASHFDDNAYNVGAYIRNAKVSFSQAKIVGNGKTYRAGLKMEHGWIYAEGLSDFELDEKNRLLMAGHDREGRLMVSLEISETPFSN; encoded by the coding sequence ATGAAACCGATTAAGATAAATAATGTACAAAACTTATTGGAACAATTTTGTGAGAAACAGGTATATGTTCACTTGGAGACAACCAATGGTGCTTATGCAAGTCATTTCGATGATAATGCATACAATGTTGGAGCGTATATTCGCAACGCGAAGGTGAGCTTTTCACAAGCAAAAATAGTTGGAAATGGCAAGACATACCGCGCCGGATTGAAAATGGAGCATGGATGGATTTATGCGGAAGGACTGTCAGACTTCGAATTGGACGAAAAGAATCGTTTGCTGATGGCGGGCCATGATCGGGAAGGCCGGCTGATGGTATCACTAGAAATAAGTGAAACCCCGTTTAGCAACTAA
- the bshB2 gene encoding bacillithiol biosynthesis deacetylase BshB2 produces the protein MEKHVVVIYPHPDDESFGASGTIAKFREQGVPVTYLCGTLGEMGRNMGSPTFANRETLPEIRKEELIQACNVLDMDLQMLGYRDKTVEFEDRMEIAEHLKRILEEIEPSLVITHYPEHAVHPDHNALGAAAVEAVRLMDPDKRPTVWAQAITNTFYEDLGKPDIRNDISGYFDKKMEAISAHKSQADGILSKFRQNPEMEADLKEEAKKRLGKEQFYTWKYD, from the coding sequence ATGGAGAAACATGTAGTAGTCATTTATCCGCACCCAGATGACGAGTCTTTTGGTGCATCTGGTACAATTGCAAAATTTCGTGAACAAGGGGTCCCCGTCACCTATTTATGTGGCACACTTGGAGAAATGGGACGGAATATGGGTTCTCCGACGTTTGCCAACCGTGAAACATTGCCGGAAATTCGCAAAGAGGAACTTATACAGGCCTGTAACGTACTTGACATGGACTTGCAAATGCTTGGATACCGTGATAAAACGGTAGAATTCGAGGATCGTATGGAGATTGCTGAACATCTAAAGCGTATCCTAGAGGAGATTGAGCCAAGTTTGGTAATCACACATTACCCAGAACATGCAGTTCATCCCGATCATAACGCCTTGGGGGCAGCTGCTGTTGAAGCCGTTCGTTTAATGGATCCAGATAAGCGGCCAACTGTGTGGGCGCAAGCTATTACGAATACATTTTATGAGGATTTGGGCAAACCGGATATACGCAATGACATTTCCGGTTACTTTGATAAAAAAATGGAGGCTATTTCTGCGCATAAATCACAAGCAGATGGGATCCTCAGCAAATTTCGTCAGAATCCGGAAATGGAGGCAGATTTAAAAGAAGAAGCAAAGAAACGGTTGGGAAAAGAACAATTTTACACATGGAAGTATGATTGA
- a CDS encoding PspC domain-containing protein, whose translation MKRLTRSDSDRMVAGVLGGIAQYFQIDSTIVRLAFVILTLMSVFVLILIYIAAIFIMPNEQGLR comes from the coding sequence ATGAAGCGGTTAACTAGATCCGATTCTGATCGTATGGTTGCAGGGGTGTTAGGCGGCATAGCCCAATACTTTCAAATTGACTCAACAATTGTGCGTTTGGCTTTTGTGATTTTAACGCTTATGAGCGTGTTTGTATTGATATTGATCTATATTGCAGCAATCTTTATCATGCCAAATGAACAGGGGTTACGGTAA
- a CDS encoding phage holin family protein: protein MFLRWFISIFLNAVALIAVAQLFNSFQLEGFGTALIASIILSILNIIVKPLLIILTLPITLVTFGLFLFVINAITLMITQGLMDDSFIIDGFGIALIASVIISILNILLNQLVRDTIRK from the coding sequence ATGTTTCTGCGTTGGTTTATTTCCATATTCCTGAACGCGGTTGCTCTGATTGCTGTAGCCCAATTATTTAATTCCTTCCAGCTGGAGGGTTTTGGCACTGCGTTGATCGCCAGTATTATACTTTCCATCTTAAATATTATCGTTAAACCTTTGTTAATCATCTTGACACTTCCGATTACGCTTGTAACATTCGGCCTGTTCCTGTTTGTCATAAATGCGATAACATTGATGATTACACAAGGTTTAATGGACGATTCTTTTATAATAGATGGATTCGGAATAGCGCTAATTGCCTCTGTGATTATTTCCATATTGAACATACTTTTAAATCAATTGGTAAGGGATACAATAAGAAAATAA